Proteins from a single region of Candidatus Methanoperedens sp.:
- a CDS encoding endonuclease/exonuclease/phosphatase family protein — MKIVTWNANMKFRKKEGLLVKQLDPDIAFIQECESPDKYPDEFPYKLFPFRIWKGENRTKGIAVFSKYEIRKLDEKSLSSRYYIPFKINDTFFIGIWAMNDKEKPQNRYIAQVWNILNEYHELFNKNLIILGDFNWNIIWDKKESNSLEGDFQNVNEILNKNDIESVYHHWFKEDFGREKNPTYFMFKKESKSYHTDYIFLKKNTIDNIKNFSVGKYNEWIGYSDHMPLLIEI; from the coding sequence ATGAAAATTGTAACTTGGAATGCAAATATGAAATTCAGAAAAAAAGAAGGACTCTTAGTCAAGCAACTTGATCCAGACATTGCCTTTATACAAGAGTGTGAGTCTCCTGATAAGTATCCTGATGAGTTTCCATATAAATTATTTCCATTTAGAATTTGGAAAGGTGAAAATAGAACCAAAGGCATAGCTGTATTTTCTAAATATGAAATTAGGAAACTGGATGAAAAAAGTTTATCATCACGGTATTATATCCCTTTTAAGATAAATGATACTTTTTTTATTGGAATATGGGCAATGAATGATAAAGAAAAACCTCAAAATCGTTATATTGCGCAAGTGTGGAATATTTTAAATGAATACCATGAATTATTTAATAAAAATCTAATTATATTGGGTGATTTTAATTGGAATATAATCTGGGATAAAAAAGAAAGTAATTCTCTTGAAGGAGATTTTCAAAATGTTAATGAAATACTAAATAAGAACGATATTGAGAGTGTTTATCATCATTGGTTCAAAGAAGATTTTGGGAGAGAAAAAAATCCAACATATTTCATGTTCAAAAAAGAATCAAAATCATATCATACGGATTATATTTTTTTAAAGAAAAATACAATAGATAATATTAAAAATTTTTCAGTTGGAAAATATAATGAATGGATTGGTTATAGTGATCATATGCCTCTATTGATAGAGATTTAA
- a CDS encoding radical SAM protein — translation MRVLILDGYVDEPACLGVPPYMAPYPRYIAGALIEKGVQKENIVYRTIDQLRTRREPLQFDLYIIIAGMTVPGKYLRSSPITLKEISELSHLEGTKIIGGPIRLGFGEEGGSSAKDFSVPGITLAKKDIEAFVFDLMEHNDPASINHRMRTTSEIGRWAESGAFIITQHPDYPFVMCELETYRGCPRHSHCSFCTEPFYGKPDFREINDCLREVSALYQNGARYFRLGRQPDLFMYQSKKGVPDPEALEELYSGIRKAAPALKVLHMDNANPVTIAKYPDESRKIAEIIVKYHTPGDVAALGMESADPDVISANDLKAAPDEVFEAIKLLNEVGGTRGTSGLPELLPGINFVHGLKGETKKTFELNSGFLKKVLDSGLMVRRVNIRQVMTFAGTPMQGHDEAVWKNKELFLRYKEKIRNEIDLPMLRRLVPAGTILKDVRTEIFDKITFGRQLGTYPLLVGIPLKLDPGCSFDILVTGHGHRSITGIPVPVDINRLPVKLLDMLPGIDNKQVAEVMRGRPFKDREDIMKRTSIRGKILDTILL, via the coding sequence ATGCGCGTCCTGATCCTTGACGGGTATGTAGACGAACCTGCATGCCTTGGCGTTCCGCCGTATATGGCTCCTTATCCTCGTTATATAGCAGGCGCTCTCATCGAAAAAGGAGTTCAAAAAGAGAATATCGTCTATCGCACTATAGACCAGCTCAGAACGCGCAGAGAGCCTCTGCAATTTGATCTTTATATTATCATAGCAGGAATGACAGTCCCGGGGAAATATTTGAGATCATCACCCATCACCCTTAAAGAGATCAGCGAATTATCGCACCTTGAGGGTACAAAGATAATCGGAGGACCTATCAGGTTAGGATTTGGCGAGGAAGGCGGCTCATCTGCAAAAGATTTTTCTGTTCCCGGAATTACGCTTGCAAAGAAAGATATCGAAGCGTTCGTTTTTGATCTTATGGAACACAACGATCCGGCTTCAATCAACCACAGGATGCGCACAACCAGCGAGATAGGCAGATGGGCAGAATCGGGCGCTTTCATCATCACCCAGCATCCTGATTACCCGTTTGTTATGTGCGAGCTTGAGACATACAGGGGATGTCCGCGCCATTCACATTGTTCTTTCTGTACAGAACCATTCTACGGAAAACCTGATTTTCGTGAAATAAACGATTGTTTAAGAGAGGTTTCAGCTCTTTACCAGAATGGGGCGCGCTATTTCAGGCTGGGAAGACAGCCCGACCTGTTCATGTACCAATCAAAAAAAGGTGTTCCTGACCCGGAAGCTTTAGAAGAACTCTATAGCGGCATACGAAAAGCTGCCCCAGCCCTCAAGGTGCTGCATATGGATAATGCCAATCCCGTAACAATAGCAAAGTATCCGGATGAATCGCGAAAGATCGCAGAAATAATCGTAAAATATCACACACCAGGAGATGTCGCAGCACTTGGAATGGAAAGCGCAGACCCTGATGTGATAAGTGCAAACGACCTGAAAGCAGCGCCTGATGAAGTATTTGAAGCCATAAAACTCTTAAACGAGGTCGGAGGGACACGCGGAACAAGCGGCCTTCCTGAACTTCTGCCGGGAATTAATTTTGTTCATGGATTGAAAGGTGAAACAAAAAAGACATTTGAACTCAACTCTGGCTTCCTGAAAAAAGTGTTAGATAGCGGCCTTATGGTCAGGAGAGTGAATATCAGGCAGGTCATGACATTTGCGGGAACCCCGATGCAGGGGCATGATGAAGCCGTATGGAAGAATAAGGAGCTATTCCTTCGCTATAAAGAAAAGATCAGGAACGAGATTGACCTTCCCATGCTTCGTCGCCTGGTCCCGGCAGGCACGATCCTTAAAGACGTCAGGACGGAAATTTTCGATAAAATTACATTCGGAAGGCAGCTTGGTACATATCCCCTGCTTGTGGGAATCCCACTCAAACTTGATCCTGGCTGCTCCTTTGATATTCTCGTCACAGGCCACGGTCACAGATCGATAACCGGGATTCCTGTGCCTGTCGATATTAACCGTCTTCCGGTTAAATTACTGGATATGCTCCCCGGAATTGATAATAAACAGGTTGCAGAGGTGATGCGGGGAAGACCATTCAAAGACAGGGAGGATATTATGAAACGGACATCCATCCGGGGAAAGATACTGGATACAATTCTTTTATAA
- a CDS encoding DUF2117 domain-containing protein: MRIGIILHGPEIVDIGSARKIIDIFKKEHDVIARLGGTMGRTAVLDAGLENVIDISKGLTPSETIIALKNDIDLAILLNHGKTLDTGRYFGRIVASKLDNLLPFVHIESPDSNGRIIYYYPSSKRCAEFVRNFLAKYDENYPLPVEPGTPGPSHVRIDGDSVIRSIGGAFIGENIRLDGVVIGEIITPDVGIVCRGGKITGLEGIRAKPHGLEKLENRTIDLFTSKVKTGGIRRTRSKPRIKGISKYPNNKIAIIDHAAESTFELVHDAGLVITMGDDTTIIAADILARLGIPVIGIIDGDIDNVLPNTVVPEGSIIIRVRPGFDDVVGREVSREIMQRKQQIMHDKDDLTAKILAIAEKYVVEVTYY; the protein is encoded by the coding sequence ATGCGCATAGGGATAATTCTTCACGGACCTGAGATAGTTGATATAGGTTCTGCACGGAAGATAATCGACATATTCAAAAAAGAGCATGACGTAATCGCAAGACTTGGGGGGACAATGGGAAGAACAGCAGTTCTGGATGCCGGTCTTGAAAACGTTATTGATATTTCAAAGGGGCTCACACCCAGTGAAACTATAATCGCACTGAAGAATGATATTGACCTTGCAATACTCCTTAACCACGGAAAAACACTGGATACCGGCCGTTATTTCGGCAGGATCGTAGCATCTAAACTGGATAATTTACTGCCATTTGTGCATATCGAGAGCCCGGATAGTAATGGCAGGATAATCTACTACTATCCGTCTTCAAAACGATGCGCTGAATTTGTCAGGAACTTCCTCGCAAAATATGATGAAAACTATCCCCTGCCTGTGGAGCCGGGAACACCTGGACCCTCGCATGTCCGGATCGATGGGGATTCTGTCATCCGCAGCATAGGAGGCGCATTCATTGGTGAAAACATCCGCCTCGATGGTGTGGTGATCGGTGAAATCATAACCCCTGATGTTGGAATCGTATGCAGGGGTGGAAAGATCACAGGGCTTGAGGGTATAAGAGCAAAACCTCATGGTCTTGAAAAACTTGAAAATCGCACAATCGATCTTTTCACTTCAAAGGTAAAAACCGGCGGGATCAGGAGAACAAGATCAAAACCAAGGATAAAAGGTATTTCAAAATATCCGAACAATAAGATCGCAATAATTGACCACGCTGCTGAATCAACCTTTGAACTTGTTCATGATGCGGGGCTTGTCATAACAATGGGGGATGATACTACGATCATTGCTGCGGACATCCTGGCGCGTCTTGGTATTCCGGTTATCGGTATTATTGACGGGGATATAGACAATGTACTTCCGAATACAGTGGTTCCGGAAGGGTCAATTATCATTCGCGTCCGGCCGGGATTTGATGATGTTGTGGGAAGGGAAGTTTCCCGGGAAATAATGCAAAGGAAACAGCAAATCATGCATGATAAGGATGATTTGACCGCAAAGATACTTGCAATTGCTGAAAAATATGTGGTTGAAGTGACTTATTATTAA